Proteins from a single region of Streptomyces sp. Tu 3180:
- a CDS encoding DUF5667 domain-containing protein: MIANVSAHRRANAFAQALEEQSDRGTAAEQSEGSTPAPAAPESEQARLLTLASGLGALPRPELDPEVKVVQRARLVAAFEAMLQEGTAAGEATDLSVPEQRSRRARGAHRATPLGRLRPRSRLAKGLTASGIGVGVAAGALGGVAAASSDALPGDSLYGLKRGIEDVKLGLADGNAERGRIHLDHASTRLNEARRLMERGRSGPLDHESLGEIRRALSGMRHDASEGHRLLREVYERDPDSLGPMRELSSFSEAHRGTWGTLRDRLPVQLGDVSEQVSSVFDAIDQDVAPLQSLLPPSPSRGDDGSGRRHDSGPTPGTPSATGSSPAPGTGGSGTPDGSGTGSHGPSSSAGADTESDGLLGGDTGDLLDPPQEDGAGSSAPDPDGVTPPPAPDVTLPPLLPGLLPGLGIDAEDAE; encoded by the coding sequence GTGATCGCGAACGTATCGGCGCACCGGCGGGCGAACGCCTTCGCCCAGGCCCTGGAGGAGCAGTCCGACCGGGGCACGGCGGCCGAGCAGTCCGAAGGATCGACACCGGCCCCGGCCGCCCCGGAGAGCGAACAGGCGCGGCTGCTCACGCTCGCCTCCGGTCTCGGCGCGCTGCCCAGGCCGGAGCTGGATCCCGAGGTCAAGGTCGTCCAGCGGGCCCGGCTGGTGGCCGCGTTCGAGGCCATGCTCCAGGAGGGCACCGCGGCGGGCGAGGCGACGGACCTGTCCGTGCCCGAACAGCGCTCGCGCCGGGCCCGGGGCGCACACCGGGCGACCCCCCTGGGCAGACTGCGACCACGGTCGCGGCTGGCCAAAGGGCTCACCGCGAGCGGGATCGGCGTCGGCGTCGCCGCCGGCGCCCTCGGCGGAGTCGCCGCCGCCAGTTCCGACGCCCTGCCCGGCGACTCCCTCTACGGCCTCAAACGCGGCATCGAGGACGTCAAGCTCGGCCTCGCCGACGGCAACGCCGAGCGCGGCCGGATCCACCTCGACCACGCCTCCACCCGCCTCAACGAGGCCCGCCGGCTGATGGAGCGCGGACGCAGCGGCCCGCTGGACCACGAGTCCCTCGGCGAGATCCGCCGCGCCCTGTCCGGCATGCGGCACGACGCCTCCGAGGGCCACCGGCTGCTGCGCGAGGTGTACGAGCGCGACCCGGACTCCCTGGGTCCCATGCGGGAGCTCTCCTCCTTCTCCGAGGCGCACCGCGGCACCTGGGGCACCCTGCGCGACCGACTGCCGGTGCAGCTGGGGGACGTCAGTGAGCAGGTGTCGTCGGTGTTCGACGCCATAGACCAGGACGTCGCCCCGCTGCAGTCCCTGCTCCCCCCGTCCCCGTCCCGCGGGGACGACGGCAGCGGGCGGCGGCACGACTCCGGCCCGACACCCGGCACCCCGTCCGCCACGGGCTCCTCACCGGCTCCCGGCACCGGCGGCAGCGGGACCCCCGACGGGAGCGGCACCGGCAGTCACGGGCCCAGCAGCTCCGCCGGCGCCGACACCGAGAGCGACGGCCTGCTCGGCGGCGACACCGGCGACCTGCTCGACCCGCCTCAGGAGGACGGCGCCGGCTCCTCGGCGCCGGACCCGGACGGCGTCACACCGCCCCCCGCACCCGACGTCACCCTCCCGCCGCTCCTGCCCGGCCTGCTCCCGGGCCTGGGCATCGACGCGGAGGACGCGGAATAG